The following are encoded in a window of Oncorhynchus mykiss isolate Arlee chromosome 31, USDA_OmykA_1.1, whole genome shotgun sequence genomic DNA:
- the lect2 gene encoding LECT2 neutrophil chemotactic factor isoform X1: MVKFGQLCSDNSSNRRRTGDRWGQGHHGASRGGRAHQGLDIVCNDGATVYAPFDVKLNGKVIVYTDPKKAAINDGINLSGEGLCFKLFYVKPDKYSGVVKKGQRIGTMLTMQSVYPGITSHVHVQMCDKSDPTKFF; this comes from the exons ATGGTCAAGTTTGGTCAGCTGTGCAGCGACAACTCCAGtaacaggaggaggacaggggacaGATGGGGACAAGGACACCACGGCGCAAGCAG AGGAGGCCGTGCGCATCAGGGTCTGGACattgtgtgtaatgatggggccACAGTGTACGCTCCATTTGACGTGAAACTCAACGGGAAAGTGATCGTGTACACAGACCCGAAGAAGGCAGCCATCAACGATGGGATCAACCTCAGTGGAGAAG GTCTGTGCTTTAAGCTGTTCTACGTAAAGCCTGACAAGTACTCTGGGGTGGTGAAGAAGGGCCAGAGGATTGGGACCATGCTGACCATGCAAAGTGTCTACCCAGGGATCACTTCTCACGTCCACGTCCAGATGTGTGACAAGTCTGACCCCACCAAGTTCTTCTAA
- the lect2 gene encoding LECT2 neutrophil chemotactic factor precursor (The RefSeq protein has 1 substitution compared to this genomic sequence): protein MKTAVLLFTVVLIAVLSECEMVKFGQLCSDNSSNRRRTGDRWGQGHHGASRGGRAHQGLDIVCNDGATVYAPFDVKLNGKVIVYTDPKKAAINDGINLSGEGLCFKLFYVKPDKYSGVVKKGQRIGTMLTMQSAYPGITSHVHVQMCDKSDPTKFF, encoded by the exons ATGAAGACTGCTGTTCTTTTGTTTACTGTGGTGCTCATAG CTGTGTTGTCAGAGTGTGAGATGGTCAAGTTTGGTCAGCTGTGCAGCGACAACTCCAGtaacaggaggaggacaggggacaGATGGGGACAAGGACACCACGGCGCAAGCAG AGGAGGCCGTGCGCATCAGGGTCTGGACattgtgtgtaatgatggggccACAGTGTACGCTCCATTTGACGTGAAACTCAACGGGAAAGTGATCGTGTACACAGACCCGAAGAAGGCAGCCATCAACGATGGGATCAACCTCAGTGGAGAAG GTCTGTGCTTTAAGCTGTTCTACGTAAAGCCTGACAAGTACTCTGGGGTGGTGAAGAAGGGCCAGAGGATTGGGACCATGCTGACCATGCAAAGTGTCTACCCAGGGATCACTTCTCACGTCCACGTCCAGATGTGTGACAAGTCTGACCCCACCAAGTTCTTCTAA
- the LOC110505112 gene encoding proteinase-activated receptor 4: MSLFAPAGTPARTLLLLLSLSALLHGCSSSPTTEECTGMGVRLRSFKLVSNCNFTTLKDKQIQEVQAPTTVLYVPMLYLVAFTVGLPANLLALWVLLFRTKKMPSTILLINLTATDLMLLMVLPFRIVYHFQGNDWVFGEPFCRVVTALFYGNMYGSVLCLAFIAVDRYVALVHPFGAKTLRSFRTSLYMSLGVWAVALAAMVPLLVSRQSYKLDEPSITTCHDALPEEEHENYFLPYFLTLFFLCFLLPLLVVLYCYGSVIRTLVAGGQRYAHAVRVTVLVLVVFVGCLLPSNILLLLHYSDSYLVDDGEDLYVPYMVSLAVSTLNSCIDPFIFYYVSDDFREKVRTVLCCRGDNGRDSTTGNQVSYSSTSKGTQRSKVTLLSKSSRSPVTSEGEVACR, encoded by the exons ATGAGTCTCTTTGCTCCAGCCGGGACTCCAGCCAGGACTCTGCtattgctgctctctctctctgctctcctccatggctgttcctcctctcccaccACGGAGGAGTGCACTGGCATGGGCGTCC GGCTGCGCTCCTTCAAGCTGGTGTCCAACTGCAACTTCACCACCCTGAAAGACAAACAGATCCAGGAGGTGCAGGCTCCCACCACCGTGCTCTACGTGCCCATGCTCTACCTGGTAGCCTTCACTGTGGGCCTCCCGGCTAACCTCCTGGCCCTGTGGGTCCTTCTTTTCCGTACCAAGAAGATGCCATCCACCATCCTCCTCATCAACCTCACCGCCACCGACCTCATGCTACTGATGGTGCTCCCCTTCCGCATAGTCTATCACTTCCAGGGCAACGACTGGGTCTTCGGCGAGCCCTTCTGCCGCGTGGTCACGGCGCTCTTCTACGGCAACATGTATGGCTCGGTGCTGTGCCTGGCGTTCATCGCCGTCGACCGCTACGTGGCATTGGTGCACCCGTTCGGTGCCAAAACCCTCCGCAGCTTCCGCACCTCCCTTTACATGAGCCTGGGCGTGTGGGCGGTGGCGCTGGCCGCCATGGTGCCTCTCCTCGTCTCCCGCCAGTCCTACAAGCTGGACGAGCCGAGCATAACCACGTGCCACGACGCGTTGCCTGAGGAGGAGCATGAGAACTACTTCCTGCCCTACTTTCTCACACTCTTCTTTCTCTGCTTCCTGCTCCCCCTGCTGGTCGTCCTCTACTGCTACGGCTCCGTGATACGCACCCTAGTGGCGGGAGGCCAGCGCTACGCCCACGCTGTGCGCGTCACTGTGCTAGTGCTGGTAGTGTTCGTTGGCTGCCTGCTACCCAGCAACATCCTCCTTCTCCTGCACTACTCCGACTCCTACCTGGTGGATGACGGGGAGGACCTGTACGTGCCCTACATGGTTAGCCTAGCTGTTAGCACGTTGAACAGCTGCATCGACCCCTTCATCTTCTACTATGTCTCTGACGACTTCAGGGAAAAGGTCAGGACGGTGCTGTGTTGCCGCGGCGACAACGGGAGAGACTCGACCACGGGGAACCAGGTGTCCTATTCGTCCACCTCAAAGGGGACGCAAAGGTCAAAGGTGACACTGCTGTCCAAGTCTAGTCGAAGCCCGGTGACGTCAGAGGGGGAGGTAGCATGCAGATAG